A portion of the Mytilus galloprovincialis chromosome 12, xbMytGall1.hap1.1, whole genome shotgun sequence genome contains these proteins:
- the LOC143054611 gene encoding uncharacterized protein LOC143054611, giving the protein MASFIQGQTVPQKTLRSKIKDDHLTCAICLGNYDHPKALSCLHTFCENCIRGYIFGRNFDKVGNFPCPECKQIIQIPAGGVESFPDNFHIKSLLDALSTPARPAPPRTINPNSEPNNSQFTDQSGASGDSYLYPALQRSDSEKKDYVFVEGDKMILKFGQFGGTLIDFHKPYDLAISQTGQYAISDRSGSRILVFSNTGILLSRITCMNCKISGLTFMRDGNILVAVANAGSSIMRVYNMDGKLLEDIGEFYKFAKPSGIAINSSHQIVISDLESHTIMIFTDKRKFSTKFGSKGSGEKRFLSANFITINQKNHIIVSDCGNNCIQVFDSTGEFKHKFGITGEGHGQLSCPMGVATDSHNNIIVADAGNFRVEIFDKKGRHIKCLIEDTDAIGNEAKPLNVAVTHKGDIAVLLVGEQFAEVRVFRWNG; this is encoded by the coding sequence atggcATCTTTCATTCAGGGACAAACTGTTCCACAGAAAACTTTACGTTCAAAGATAAAAGACGACCATTTAACGTGTGCCATCTGCTTAGGAAACTATGATCACCCGAAAGCGCTATCATGCTTGCATACTTTCTGTGAAAATTGCATCAGGGGATATATATTCGGCAGAAATTTTGACAAAGTTGGCAATTTTCCATgccctgaatgtaagcaaatcatacAGATTCCCGCGGGTGGTGTTGAATCTTTCCCCGATAACTTTCATATCAAAAGTTTGTTGGATGCTCTTTCGACCCCGGCACGTCCGGCCCCTCCTAGAACAATAAACCCAAATTCTGAACCTAATAACAGTCAATTTACAGACCAAAGTGGGGCAAGTGGTGATTCATATTTATACCCAGCACTTCAACGTTCTGACAGTGAGAAAAAAGACTATGTGTTTGTTGAAGGAGATAAAATGATACTGAAGTTTGGACAGTTTGGAGGTACCTTGATAGACTTTCATAAGCCATACGATTTAGCCATTAGTCAAACTGGCCAATACGCAATATCTGATAGAAGTGGCTCAAGAATACTTGTTTTTTCGAATACCGGAATATTATTAAGCCGAATCACTTGTATGAATTGCAAGATAAGTGGGCTCACTTTTATGCGAGATGGAAATATTCTTGTAGCTGTTGCAAATGCTGGTTCATCAATTATGAGAGTTTATAATATGGACGGGAAACTTTTAGAAGACATTggtgaattttataaatttgctaaACCTAGTGGTATAGCTATAAATAGTAGTCATCAAATAGTTATTTCTGACTTAGAAAGTCACACAATAATGATTTTCACTGACAAGAGaaaattttcaactaaatttggAAGTAAAGGTTCTGGAGAGAAAAGATTTCTTTCTGCAAACTTTATTACCATCAATCAGAAAAACCACATTATCGTTTCTGATTGTGGAAATAACTGTATTCAGGTGTTTGACAGTACGGGTGAATTTAAACATAAGTTCGGCATCACAGGTGAAGGTCATGGTCAACTCTCCTGTCCCATGGGAGTTGCAACAGATAGTCACAATAACATTATAGTGGCTGATGCAGGAAATTTCAGAGtagaaatttttgacaaaaaggGAAGACATATCAAGTGCCTTATTGAAGATACAGACGCAATAGGAAATGAAGCAAAGCCTTTAAATGTAGCAGTGACTCATAAAGGGGACATTGCTGTTTTACTTGTCGGTGAACAGTTCGCTGAAGTGAGAGTTTTTAGATGGAATGGCTAA